The following are encoded together in the Lactuca sativa cultivar Salinas chromosome 1, Lsat_Salinas_v11, whole genome shotgun sequence genome:
- the LOC128127188 gene encoding tetrahydroberberine oxidase-like — MKKYSQIRSCVFLLVLCLSFSNSWANLSSLVDVTPGTENFISCIQPKSNNVTSFSQQLIITPVNASFIPIWQVAVQNTRFLKPSTPKPSIIVTPVDETLVQKALFCAKKHGYEMRIRSGGHDYEGLSYTADVPFVMLDFTNMRSIDVDVANRSAWVQPGAVLGELYYSISQKTDTLYFPAGVCPTVGVGGYMGGGGYGNLLRKYGTAADNVVDVRFMDVNGNILDRKSMGKDLFWAIRGGGASSFGIVLAWKLRLVPVPEKVTVFILNKTLEEGATKIFHKYQYVAPTIDRNLHIRTQVFAEYIGNTTKKTIRIMFEGIYQGTRDTLLPLLDEKFPELGVRREICEEIRSIQSTVVFWGLPSSTPIEILTNRSAIAKLNNKSKSDYVRTPIPIRGLRKIWRKLMQNDGSALLMINPFGGRMADYSESAIPYPHRAGVLLQILKTVNFNGQTSDTTPTSLKRIMWLRSLDELLTPYVSKNPREAYSNYNDLDLGVGSSNYEEASLWGERYWKRDNFQKLIRIKAKVDPDNFFRRPQSIPVF; from the coding sequence ATGAAGAAGTACTCTCAAATACGCTCCTGTGTCTTCCTTCTGGTTCTTTGTCTTTCCTTTTCTAACTCATGGGCAAACTTATCTTCCCTTGTTGATGTTACACCAGGTACGGAAAATTTCATAAGTTGCATACAGCCCAAATCCAACAATGTCACCTCCTTCTCTCAGCAGCTCATTATCACACCTGTCAATGCTTCTTTCATTCCCATTTGGCAAGTCGCAGTGCAAAACACTAGGTTCCTTAAACCCTCGACTCCTAAACCATCAATCATCGTGACACCTGTGGATGAAACACTTGTCCAAAAGGCTCTATTCTGCGCAAAGAAACATGGGTACGAGATGAGGATCAGGAGTGGGGGCCATGACTATGAAGGCCTATCATACACTGCTGATGTTCCCTTTGTTATGCTTGATTTCACCAACATGAGGTCTATAGACGTGGACGTAGCTAACAGGAGCGCATGGGTCCAGCCAGGTGCTGTGCTTGGTGAACTCTATTACAGTATTTCTCAGAAGACCGACACCTTGTATTTCCCGGCAGGTGTTTGCCCCACGGTGGGTGTTGGCGGGTACATGGGCGGTGGTGGCTACGGAAACCTACTGAGGAAATATGGTACTGCTGCTGATAATGTTGTGGACGTTCGCTTTATGGATGTCAATGGAAATATTCTTGACAGGAAGTCCATGGGTAAGGATTTGTTTTGGGCAATACGAGGAGGTGGTGCTTCCAGTTTTGGAATCGTTCTCGCATGGAAGCTCAGGTTGGTTCCGGTTCCAGAAAAAGTAACTGTATTCATACTGAATAAAACTTTGGAAGAAGGGGCAACCAAAATTTTCCATAAATATCAATACGTTGCGCCAACTATTGATAGAAATCTACACATAAGAACTCAGGTGTTTGCCGAATATATTGGCAACACCACCAAGAAAACCATACGGATTATGTTCGAAGGAATTTATCAGGGCACAAGGGACACATTGCTTCCGTTGCTGGACGAAAAATTTCCTGAGCTCGGTGTTAGACGAGAGATTTGTGAAGAAATTAGAAGCATCCAATCGACCGTTGTGTTTTGGGGCCTGCCAAGCTCCACCCCAATTGAGATCCTCACGAACCGGTCTGCTATAGCCAAGCTGAACAATAAAAGCAAATCAGACTATGTCCGGACACCAATTCCCATACGCGGTCTAAGAAAGATATGGAGAAAGCTCATGCAAAACGACGGATCGGCACTTCTCATGATCAATCCTTTTGGCGGAAGGATGGCTGATTACTCAGAGTCAGCAATTCCATATCCTCATAGAGCTGGGGTGTTGTTACAGATTCTCAAGACTGTTAATTTTAACGGTCAAACTTCAGACACGACCCCTACATCGCTCAAGAGAATAATGTGGCTTCGAAGCTTGGACGAGTTACTGACGCCTTATGTCTCAAAGAACCCAAGAGAAGCATATTCCAACTACAATGATCTAGATTTGGGTGTTGGAAGTTCTAATTATGAAGAAGCCAGTCTTTGGGGTGAGAGGTACTGGAAAAGGGACAATTTTCAGAAGTTGATTCGAATCAAGGCCAAAGTTGATCCGGATAATTTCTTCCGGCGTCCACAAAGTATCCCTGTTTTCTAA